A window from Cryptomeria japonica chromosome 1, Sugi_1.0, whole genome shotgun sequence encodes these proteins:
- the LOC131048256 gene encoding allene oxide synthase 1, chloroplastic-like, with translation MASSSNEGVQEVPGSYGLPILGAIADRFDYFVKEGVDAFFKNRIEKYKSTVFRVNMPPGPPLFPDPRVIILLDAKSFPILFDVSKVEKKNVFTGTYMPSTDFTGGYRVLSYLDPSEENHTKLKNFCFHVLKSNATKWFPEFERATGELWAKLDKQFAESGKAEYTSENLQMCFNFLCRSVLNRNPVDSGPASLGTNGPTYVQKWIGLQLAPIASTGVLPKILEEVTIHAVPLPFLLVRGDYNKVYDFFWTYGKEALDAAEQQFGLKRDEACHNLVFNICFNTFGGMFVFFPSLIEHLAAAGKQLHADLAEEVRSAIKDNGGMNMRALESMALVRSIVYEALRIEPPVPFQYGHAKEDLVVESHDGKYAVKKGEMLGGYQPFATRDPKVFDNPEEFLPRRFIGKEGEKLLRYVLWSNGPETEETTVNNKQCAGKNFVVMISRLLVAHLFSHYDSFEIDRSKTTKVVFTSLQKATS, from the coding sequence ATGGCTTCTTCGAGCAATGAAGGAGTGCAAGAGGTCCCTGGAAGCTATGGCCTGCCTATCCTCGGAGCCATTGCAGATCGTTTCGACTATTTCGTGAAGGAAGGTGTAGATGCTTTCTTTAAAAACCGCATTGAGAAATATAAGAGCACTGTATTCAGAGTAAATATGCCGCCTGGCCCGCCTCTGTTTCCCGATCCTCGCGTCATAATTCTACTGGACGCCAAGAGCTTTCCCATACTCTTCGATGTGAGTAAAGTAGAAAAGAAGAACGTCTTCACTGGCACATACATGCCCAGCACAGACTTTACCGGTGGCTACCGGGTGCTCTCGTATTTGGACCCTTCTGAAGAAAATCATACCAAGCTCAAGAACTTCTGCTTCCATGTACTTAAGAGCAACGCAACCAAATGGTTTCCGGAGTTCGAACGGGCCACAGGAGAGCTGTGGGCTAAGCTTGACAAACAATTTGCTGAGTCCGGCAAGGCCGAATATACCAGCGAGAATTTGCAAATGTGTTTTAATTTTCTGTGCAGGTCGGTGCTGAACAGAAATCCTGTAGATTCGGGACCTGCCAGTCTGGGAACGAATGGGCCTACTTATGTTCAGAAGTGGATTGGGCTTCAGCTCGCTCCGATTGCAAGCACTGGCGTGCTTCCTAAGATCTTGGAGGAGGTTACCATCCACGCTGTCCCTCTGCCGTTCCTGCTTGTGCGTGGGGATTACAACAAAGTGTACGATTTCTTCTGGACGTATGGCAAAGAGGCGCTGGACGCAGCGGAGCAGCAGTTCGGCTTAAAGCGAGACGAGGCGTGTCATAATTTGGTGTTCAACATATGCTTCAACACCTTCGGAGGAATGTTCGTTTTTTTTCCCAGCCTCATAGAACACCTTGCGGCGGCGGGCAAGCAGCTGCACGCAGATCTGGCAGAAGAAGTAAGATCTGCCATTAAAGATAACGGAGGAATGAACATGAGAGCACTGGAGAGCATGGCGTTGGTCCGGTCGATAGTGTATGAAGCGCTGAGGATCGAGCCGCCCGTGCCGTTTCAGTATGGACATGCGAAAGAAGATTTGGTGGTGGAGTCGCACGATGGGAAATATGCTGTAAAGAAGGGAGAGATGCTTGGTGGGTATCAGCCATTTGCCACCAGAGATCCCAAGGTGTTTGACAATCCTGAGGAGTTTCTTCCGCGGCGTTTCATTGGAAAGGAAGGGGAGAAATTGTTGAGATATGTGCTGTGGTCGAATGGACCGGAGACTGAGGAGACGACGGTGAATAATAAGCAGTGTGCGGGGAAGAACTTCGTGGTGATGATATCACGGCTGCTGGTGGCGCATCTGTTCTCTCATTACGATTCCTTCGAGATCGACCGGTCCAAAACCACTAAAGTTGTTTTTACCTCCCTGCAGAAGGCCACTTCTTAA